A stretch of the Bacillus sp. FJAT-18017 genome encodes the following:
- the fmt gene encoding methionyl-tRNA formyltransferase has translation MTRIVFMGTPDFSVPVLRQLLKDGYEVVGVVTQPDRPVGRKRVLTPPPVKAEALKHNIPVLQPEKIRMKEELEKVLALEPDLVVTAAFGQILPKELLDAPKYGCINVHASLLPELRGGAPIHYSIIEGKEKTGITIMYMAEKLDAGDILTQVEVPITETDNVGTLHDKLSTAGAKLLSETMPKLLNGELNGIKQDDSLATFAFNIKREQEKIDWSKSGEDIYNQIRGMNPWPVAYSTLEGQTVKIWAAEKIPAEKKGEPGEIVAINPDGIIVSAGSGSNVKITALQPSGKRTMEAAEFLRGAGSQLQTGSKFGD, from the coding sequence ATGACTAGGATCGTGTTTATGGGCACACCCGATTTTTCAGTGCCAGTATTAAGACAATTACTTAAAGACGGCTATGAAGTTGTCGGAGTTGTAACTCAGCCAGACAGGCCTGTTGGCAGGAAAAGAGTGCTCACACCGCCTCCAGTCAAGGCCGAGGCGCTAAAGCATAACATCCCTGTTCTGCAGCCAGAAAAAATCAGGATGAAAGAGGAGCTGGAAAAAGTACTCGCACTGGAGCCTGATCTAGTTGTGACCGCAGCGTTTGGGCAAATATTGCCCAAGGAGCTTCTTGATGCACCCAAATATGGCTGTATCAATGTCCATGCATCACTGCTGCCGGAATTAAGGGGTGGCGCGCCAATTCATTATTCGATTATCGAGGGCAAAGAAAAGACTGGAATCACCATCATGTACATGGCTGAAAAACTTGATGCCGGTGATATCCTCACACAGGTTGAAGTCCCGATTACAGAGACCGACAATGTGGGGACTCTCCATGACAAGCTGAGTACTGCAGGCGCGAAACTCCTGTCAGAAACAATGCCAAAGCTCCTAAATGGGGAATTGAACGGGATTAAACAGGATGACTCTTTAGCAACTTTTGCTTTTAATATTAAACGTGAACAGGAAAAAATCGATTGGTCAAAGTCTGGGGAAGATATCTATAATCAAATCCGTGGAATGAATCCTTGGCCAGTTGCATACTCGACACTTGAAGGGCAAACCGTTAAAATTTGGGCAGCTGAAAAGATACCTGCCGAAAAAAAAGGGGAGCCAGGTGAAATAGTTGCCATCAACCCTGATGGAATAATTGTTTCCGCAGGAAGTGGTTCTAATGTGAAAATCAC